In Henningerozyma blattae CBS 6284 chromosome 7, complete genome, a single genomic region encodes these proteins:
- the TBLA0G01370 gene encoding uncharacterized protein (similar to Saccharomyces cerevisiae ORM1 (YGR038W) and ORM2 (YLR350W); ancestral locus Anc_4.182), which yields MSSGIHQRAPSSSTSDALKPFPSYGGNSTTTGAATNTANSNNNNSSSSNNNAIINNNLANVASSNLGNVSRTNTLISTHSTGTSKDYIENSSIISSSSNTNNLSQAISNSSMVYQAEPVKDHRRRRSSSIISHVEPETLEDENDQFLLPNMNATWVDQRGAWIIHIVIIILLKLFYNLLPGVTNEWSWTLTNMTYVIGSYIMFHMIKGTPFDFNGGAFDNLTMWEQINDETLYTPARKFLITVPIALFLVSAHYSHYDFHLFAWNLTLTLLLAVVPKLPVTHRLRIFIPGLTEPAQIK from the coding sequence ATGTCGAGTGGTATCCATCAAAGAGCTCCGTCGAGCTCTACTTCTGATGCATTGAAACCATTCCCCTCATATGGTGGCAATTCTACCACAACTGGCGCTGCCACTAATACAGCAAACTccaacaacaataacagTTCTTCTTCCAATAATAACGctataattaataataacctTGCCAATGTGGCCTCTTCAAACTTGGGAAACGTATCAAGAACAAATACTTTAATATCTACGCATTCTACAGGCACCTCTAAAGATTATATCGAAAATTCAAGTATTATAAGTAGTTCTAGTAATACAAACAATTTAAGTCAAGCGATTTCAAATAGTTCTATGGTGTATCAAGCTGAACCAGTCAAGGATCATAGAAGGAGACGTTCCTCTTCCATCATATCTCATGTAGAACCAGAAACtttagaagatgaaaatgatcAATTCCTATTACCAAATATGAATGCCACTTGGGTCGATCAAAGAGGTGCTTGGATCATTCATATAGTCATTATCattctattgaaattattttataatctATTGCCAGGTGTTACAAATGAATGGTCTTGGACTTTAACCAATATGACTTATGTCATTGGTTCATATATAATGTTTCATATGATTAAAGGTACACCTTTCGATTTCAATGGTGGTGCCTTTGACAATCTAACCATGTGGGAACAAATCAATGATGAGACGCTATATACTCCTGCAAGAAAATTCCTAATCACTGTACCAATTGCTTTATTCTTAGTTAGTGCACATTATTCCCATTATGATTTCCATTTATTTGCTTGGAATTTAACtttaactttattattagcagTGGTTCCAAAATTACCAGTTACTCATAGACTAAGAATCTTTATTCCAGGTTTAACAGAACCTGCTCAAATTAAATAA
- the EFB1 gene encoding translation elongation factor 1 subunit beta (similar to Saccharomyces cerevisiae EFB1 (YAL003W); ancestral locus Anc_4.130), which produces MSYSDFSKIETLSKLNAALADKSYIEGTYATQADVVAFKAFQKEFPQFSRWFNHIAALADEFESFPAASASASNEEEDDDDVDLFGSDDDEVDEAAEKLKAQRLADYAARKAAKPAKPAAKSIITLDVKPWDDETNLDEMLANVKAVEMDGLVWGASQFIPIGFGIKKLQINCVVEDAKVSMDDLQQAIEDDEDHVQSTDVAAMQKL; this is translated from the exons atgtcTTATTCCGACTTCTCTAAGATCGAAACTTTATCTAAGTTGAACGCTGCTTTGGCTGACAAGTCCTACATTGAAGG TACTTATGCTACTCAAGCTGATGTTGTTGCTTTCAAGGCTTTCCAAAAGGAATTCCCACAATTCTCCAGATGGTTCAACCACATTGCTGCCTTGGCTGATGAATTCGAATCTTTCCCAGCCGCTTCTGCTTCCGCTTCCAacgaagaagaagatgacgATGACGTTGATTTATTCGGTTCTGATGATGACGAAGTTGATGAAGCCgctgaaaaattaaaggcCCAAAGATTAGCTGATTACGCTGCTAGAAAGGCTGCTAAGCCAGCTAAGCCAGCTGCTAAGTCTATCATCACTTTGGATGTCAAACCATGGGATGATGAAACCAATTTGGATGAAATGCTTGCCAATGTTAAGGCCGTCGAAATGGATGGTTTAGTTTGGGGTGCTTCCCAATTCATCCCAATCGGTTTTGGTATCAAGAAGTTACAAATCAACTGTGTTGTTGAAGATGCCAAGGTCTCTATGGATGATTTACAACAAGctattgaagatgatgaagatcaTGTTCAATCTACTGATGTTGCTGCTATGCAAAAATTATAA
- the SFH1 gene encoding Sfh1p (similar to Saccharomyces cerevisiae SFH1 (YLR321C); ancestral locus Anc_4.131) has translation MSGSNQDLLQPQKLLLPQAYLTNFHNRIRNEDVPMLITAQPVRGHKRAKVVNYAEFDNDILNEFTTNPNSNNSNSNINSNLMNNNGNSDLNNINSNANNMNNDINMNSLNGFNNNLIGNINLMNSLNLNINNMNMNNNLSTSNSLLNIDNHDFLLDPSRNISNLNLNIGDLEGTGFFKDLNNNNNTDDANDQITQSNTNQLLMEDELLKKSLPDIKDQDELINILRYPKIRATFSQSKIATPYRLDISPELSMNQQEQIIIPINLNIEHGDHTIIDSFTWNVNDHSLTPEEFATIYIRDLDFSNSSSLHSQIVSSINEQIQEYETVASVMVPDLHVIINLTCSLENKMYEDNFQWNLTDKSLSPEIFAEIVVQDLGLTREFMPLISNALHEYILKVKKEWLEGQLNQDHVPNGAAFGYLSGLRLDIDELGANWCPRVEELTQEEIQKREIEKERNLRRLKRDADRMGRRGRRRLDNLETSLRL, from the coding sequence ATGTCAGGGTCCAATCAAGATCTATTGCAACCACAGAAGCTGCTGTTACCCCAAGCATATTTGACAAATTTCCataatagaattagaaatgaAGACGTTCCTATGCTGATTACCGCCCAACCTGTAAGGGGTCATAAGAGAGCCAAAGTCGTTAATTATGCTGAGTTTGATAAcgatattttaaatgaatttacCACCAatccaaattcaaataactcaaattctaatatcaatagtaatttaatgaataataatggtaatagtgatctcaataatattaatagtaatgctaataatatgaataatgatattaatatgaaTAGCTTAAATGgctttaataataatttaattggtaatatcaatttaatgaataGTCTTAatcttaatattaataatatgaatatgaataataatttatcaactTCAAATTCACTATTGAATATCGATAATCATGATTTTTTACTAGATCCATCTAGAAATATCTCCAAtctaaatttgaatattggAGATCTTGAAGGAACTGGGttctttaaagatttaaacaataataacaacacAGATGATGCAAATGACCAAATAACTCAAAGCAATACCAACCAATTACTGATGGAAGATGagcttttaaaaaaatctttaccTGATATAAAGGATCaagatgaattaataaatattctaagATATCCAAAGATAAGAGCCACTTTCTCTCAAAGTAAAATTGCTACACCATATAGATTGGATATATCTCCAGAATTATCGATGAATCAACAGGAACAAATTATAATACCaatcaatttaaatattgaacaTGGTGATCATACAATAATAGACTCTTTCACATGGAATGTTAATGATCATTCGTTAACACCAGAGGAATTTGCTACTATTTATATTAGAGACTTAGATTTTAGTAATTCCTCTTCATTACACTCTCAAATTGTATCTTCAATTAATGAACAAATTCAAGAATATGAAACAGTTGCCTCAGTAATGGTGCCAGACTTAcatgtaataataaatttaacttgtagtttagaaaataaaatgtacgaagataattttcaatGGAATTTAACTgataaatcattatcaCCAGAAATTTTTGCAGAAATTGTTGTACAAGATTTAGGGTTAACTAGAGAATTTATGCCATTAATATCTAATGCATTACACGAATACATCTTAAAAGTGAAAAAAGAATGGCTAGAAGGTCAATTAAATCAAGATCATGTACCCAATGGTGCTGCATTTGGTTACCTGTCAGGGTTGAGACTAGATATTGATGAACTAGGTGCAAATTGGTGTCCAAGAGTGGAAGAATTAACTCAAGAGGAAATACAGAAACgtgaaattgaaaaagaaagaaatcTAAGAAGATTGAAAAGAGATGCTGATAGAATGGGTAGAAGAGGTAGGCGTAGATTAGATAATTTGGAGACATCTTTAAGATTGTAG